One Brassica napus cultivar Da-Ae chromosome C2, Da-Ae, whole genome shotgun sequence DNA window includes the following coding sequences:
- the LOC106356125 gene encoding nudix hydrolase 1, protein MFQSIKNKTPLLKSKSRQEAFPLRPKKMETVGEATPRVAVVVFVVKGNSVLLGKRRSSIGDSTFALPGGHLEFGESFEGCAAREVMEETGLEIEKMKLLTVTNNVFKEAPKPSHYVTVFMRATLVDPNQDPENMEPEKCEGWDWYDWLNLPTPLFWPLEKMVNSGFNPFSD, encoded by the exons ATGTTTCAGTCAATAAAAAACAAAACGCCATTATTAAAAAGCAAATCGCGACAAGAAGCGTTTCCACTAAGACCGAAGAAAATGGAGACAGTAGGAGAAGCGACGCCGAGAGTCGCCGTGGTAGTTTTCGTCGTCAAAGGAAACTCGGTGTTGTTAGGGAAGCGCCGCTCATCAATTGGCGACTCCACCTTCGCTCTCCCCGGCGGTCACCTCGAATTCG GAGAGAGCTTCGAAGGATGCGCAGCGAGGGAAGTGATGGAAGAAACGGGACTAGAGATAGAGAAGATGAAGCTCTTGACTGTCACAAACAACGTCTTCAAGGAAGCTCCGAAGCCATCTCACTACGTCACTGTGTTCATGCGTGCGACGCTTGTGGATCCGAATCAGGACCCGGAGAATATGGAGCCCGAGAAGTGTGAAGGTTGGGACTGGTACGACTGGTTGAATCTCCCGACGCCTTTGTTTTGGCCGCTTGAGAAAATGGTCAACAGCGGTTTCAATCCTTTTTCTGATTAA
- the LOC106356124 gene encoding protein IDA: MFIYRHTLPHYSFHSLLRWLVKFKKTKREENIHYQMAPCRTMVLLCLVLFLAASSTSTRIGVTTVEMKNKKSLGFKRSYIFGYLPKGVPIPPSAPSNRHNSLVDSLPH; the protein is encoded by the coding sequence ATGTTTATATATAGACATACACTTCCACATTATTCATTTCATTCATTACTTAGATGGCTAGTGAaattcaagaaaacaaaaagagaggaAAACATTCATTACCAGATGGCTCCGTGTCGTACGATGGTTTTGCTCTGTCTTGTTCTGTTTCTGGCGGCGAGTAGTACCTCAACAAGAATTGGAGTCACCACCGTGGAGATGAAGAATAAGAAGAGCTTAGGGTTTAAACGCAGCTATATTTTTGGTTACTTGCCCAAAGGAGTTCCCATTCCTCCTTCTGCTCCTTCTAATAGACATAATTCTCTTGTTGACTCCCTTCCTCATTGA